In the Oxyura jamaicensis isolate SHBP4307 breed ruddy duck chromosome 19, BPBGC_Ojam_1.0, whole genome shotgun sequence genome, TTGTTCCTCAGTGTTCTCTTCAAAATTCTCATTTCAGGCAGAAAAGCTCTACAAAGCAGCCATGAGCTTTTTGCTAGCAGGAGACACAAAGGAGGTAGGTTCTTTTGATAAAGGCTTTCCAGCAGAAATATTAAGTGTTGTGCACGGTTCTTTGGTCTATTTCTGGTGCTGTGATACCTCCTCCTGGAACTGGCAGCTCTGAGCTGGTGGGCTTCTTAGGAACTTGCTTTAATGGATGGCAGCTCTGGTGACAACAGGATGGGCAATTTAAAGGTGTAAACTTGTTCTGTGGCAAAGTAATGGTTCTACTGGGAAGGTGTTAGAAGAGTAACAGCTGCATTGTGTCCTCCTGGCAGGATGACAATGCAGTCCTTGAGATGTCCCTCAAGCTGGCCAGTATCTATGCTGCTCAGAAACAGTGAGTTTTCTGCTAAAGGCATCTTTTACTTTAATCTCGACTTCAGCTTCACAGTGGCAGTGGTGGCCAAGCAGAAGCTCTTGCCTCTGAGAATAGAGTGCCTGGGGAAGCTTTGATGTGACAGGATACTACCAACATAAAAGTGCCCAGAGGCGTGCTCTTTGCCTGCTCACTGTCATGCAGCGCAGTGATTGCTGTTATGATCTGTCTGGCTTAGGGCAGAAGCAGCTATAGAGGACGTACCTCTCTAGCCTTAAATCCACAGCTCACAAGATGTGTGTTCAGGAGAAAAGGCTTTTGACTGCAGTTGGTGGTTGGTAACttgtagctttatttttcttaagagatGGAGCATTGGCGATGGGTGGCCGTAGCTGGCCTTGtctgggggaggggggctcTCTCCATCTCTTGGATCCTTTCATGCATGGGTCAAGAAAAGGGTCATGAACATGATCAAGGATAGAGCACTGAAGGCCAGAATGGTGTGGTGGAGAGGAAGCGTTTTCTTACAGGCCGCCTAGAGTAGGGAAGTGAAGGTATTTACATCCATCCCTTCAGGGGTGGAAGAAGCCTCACATTGCTGAGCTTTTGCACTTTGCAGGCACAAGTTAGCCCTGGCTGGCTATGAGTTCTGCATCCTGACCTTAGAGGAGAAGATTGCCAAGCAAAAGGACTTGCCTGAGGATGTCTTGTCAGGTGGGAGTGCCTTAACTGCCAAAGGCTTCTCtcattgtctttgtttctttgtcctTGCTGTTGTCTTCCGTATTGCCTAAGCCTCATCTTCATATCAGTCCATTGTTTTCACATTGTATGGGTCTCCTGCTCTTGTAGGATGTGAACTCAATGCTTGATCTTATGAAGTGATCACTTCCACTGTTCTCTATTTGCAGCTGAAGAGAAAGCCAACACCCATCTCTTGCTGGGGATGAGCCTAGACTCCTATGCTCGCTATCTCCTAAATATTAACCAGCTCCCAGTGGCCCAGAAGATGTACGAGAAGGCTCTGCAGATCTCAAAGGATGTTCAGGGAGAGACTCATCCACAGGTGATGTGTACAATCATAGTTGGACTAGTGGGGAAAGAAAGGCTAACTCATCTCACGGGGAAGGAGATAGCcataaaagcagctttgctggcTTTGAACGTGCACAGCACTGAATTGGGTTCTGTTTTCCTGCCAGGAAGAACTGAGCATGTAGCACGTTGATAGATAAGGCACGTTGATAGATAAGGCACTTTCTTAATAGAAGATTCTCTGGGAAATACTTTTACTAGTGTGACAGGGCTACGAATGTGGGGCTACAGTTGGCTGAAGTTCCGTATGAGTCTTGCTCTGAGgattccttttctgtccttgtGCAGACTGTGGTCCTCATGAATGACTTGGCAACTGTGCTGGATGCTCAGGGGCACTACGATGAAGCATACTCCTATGTGAAGAGGGCAGCTGAACTAGCAAAGGAGACTCAGCACCCCGAGGAGCACATGGTGCTGAACAACCTGGCAGCAGTTCTGATGCACAAAAGTGAGTAACACTGTCTGTGCATTACAGTTTTTAGTTTAAATAGTGGGTCTGCTGACTTGGTGTAGGCAACTTGTGTTGCATTCAAACCGaattcagctgctgcaggatctTGTCTAAGGTGAATGCAGTACTGGTGCATCTGGATCTTGCTTCCTTTGTCCTGTACATAAGTAGCTGTTCCAAAAGGACAGAGGATACTGCTTGTGACTTGTTTCAATGAGATTGTGATGCTGAAGCAGCACTTTGTCATGTTGTCATAGCTCCTTTCTAGCTCTCAGTTAGCACTTTATGCTGAATGTTTCTGAAGCTCCCTAGTTCTTAACGTGTTCTAAATAGTCCTTTGCTTGTCCTCTGCCTGTGGTCACCTTCAGGAGGGGATTCTGAAAATGGGTGGTGTAATTGGCTAGCTATGCccctttttcctcttgctaCAGAAGACTTTCTGCAAGCAAGACAAGTGTATAAAGAAGCTCTGAAGCAGGCAGAACAGAAGGGAGATGTTGCTTCTGTCCAGCACATCCAGGAAGAACTAGCTGAACTGGCCAAGAGGAGAAAGGACTCCACCTGAATTTGGTCAGAGGCCAAGCTGCAGGTGTCTGACAGCAGCAAGGGTGGGCCAATACAAACAGGCTGGGACTGGTGCAATTCTCCAGAGGAAGAGCAATCAGGAACTTAAGGACTGCTTAACAAGAAGGGCTGCTATTGCCTGTATAGTCCAAAATAAAGTTGTGAAATCAtaactgtatttcagtttgtggtGTAGGCTATGGTTATAGTGATCTACTGTGCTAATAAGTGAACTTGGTCTTGACTGCCAGCAAAATGCAAGCCTAGCCTGTTATTAATTCATGTAATCACTTGCTATTCCTAACTTCAGAGTATTGGGTTTCAAAACATGGCTATCCTAAAGCTAGGTCATAAAAAGCCTGCCATTAGGTAGCACTGCCTAAACTTCAGATTAAGGAAGGAGGATTCAAAGTAAGGCAGGAATTGTCTTGTTCTTTACATGCTGGCTAGCACAACAGGGTGTACTTGTCAGATGCAGTTCAGTATGCATTAGCTTCAGTAGAACACCTCACAGAATGTACCTGTACTatgacagagctgcagccctgtgtCATTTTCAAACAGGTTGCCAAAGAGCAAATGTGGCTTCAAAATGTCTATCCAAAGATAGAACACCTCTCCTCAAAGGAGGGGTAAGGCTCTGTTACTaaacagagctgctgtcagaagaaataaaaccctCTGCTACCTTACCCCAGTCAGAGCACACTAAATGCCAAAGCTGTCTTCCTTTCTTGGACAGGTCATGATCTGTCAGTGCTAGAATGCTGAGGCTTCCTGTTGGAAAAAGAGTATGTGACAAACTATCAGGTTTGTAAGTTACTAAATTCACTTGAAGGCATGTATGAACAGCCTGCTTGTACaacaaaaatcttcagtttttcCCTGCAAGGAAGCCTAACACTaaagacaaagattttaaacCAGAAATTATCAAATCCATGTTTCTCCATGAGAGTAGAACTAGATGTAACTGTCACTAATCAAGCGTTGTTTTAACTGCACATTTGTAAGAACTTCAGGTGTTTAGTACATCTCTCAATATTAATTGCATTATTAGTTTACTTACAGTAGCAGCATTAATAGTGGCTTAAGCTGTTTGTTACTTTGAGCTAAGAAGAGGCACATGCAGATTTCCTAGAGTTAGATGTTCATTGAAGCTAGAAACTGTCACGCAAAGCTTTGTTCTCAGCAAGCTAGGAATTAAAGATAGGGCTCATACAGGCACACTTGTACCAACAAAAAGGCTTTAACAACTTAGAACCAATCTTTGAGTTttggtgttctgttttttttttttttttttttttttcccatttgggTTTTAAGTGGCAGACTGTAGACACTGGCAGTGTCAATTAGGaaccctgcagcaccccctAAGGGAAGTGTTTTGCTTGTTCTCATGAACATAGCTTGATGCTGCAAAACAAGAGGGAGacacaggaaaagcaaatggaGAACTGATCCCCTTTATTGATTGGTCTGAATCCAGAAGTCACTATCTACACTGAAGACATTGTGTGGAAAAAAACTGAGTAATGATGCATGGGGTTTTCAAGTCTTAAATCAGAATcatgaaacaaaaaagacagcatTGTGAAAGCGCTGAtcagaaatcattaaaaatctgTACTAACCTATACTTTGTAAATGTGATTTATGAACACCTTCCTGTTTGAAACAGGTCAGATGTAGCTCCATACTTGAAGAGTACTGGAATTGTGGTAAACCCTAACTTAGGCTCTGGAGAGGTTTTTACACCGGAGAAGTTAGAACTTAGataacaaacaaaagcagcagcaacattttACATGCAAATGCCACTCACGCTGCATCTTAGGAGAAGGTAACTATCCTACTTTGGATATCTTGCTGCTGCAACAGCAGTAACATGAAGCTTTGCAATGAATATGCTATACTTACAGTACAGTTAGCAAAGACTTTTGTCTGTACATGCctcttttttatattaataattgAGTTTTAGAAAGAAACTTAACTGTCCACTGCAAATCAAAAGCTACAAACAGGGCAGATGAACTTGTTTTCCAGTATGTGTTGCAGAGGAAcaaaaaagttacaaataagAGCACAGGCCtaaaaacagaatggaaaaaaaaaaaattaagctagAAGGTTAAAGGACAGGAAGGTGAGAAAGTCTTTCTTAGAGAAAGACTGCAGGCAGCTTTAAGACTGCCAAGTACTCTATGCTGACGTTCTTTTAGAAAAAAGGTAGCAAAGTAATTCTGTATTTACAACACACTGTC is a window encoding:
- the TTC19 gene encoding tetratricopeptide repeat protein 19, mitochondrial, whose amino-acid sequence is MRPMLVAGLRRALGVRRCPAGLPRARPSGARQERGRGTGTGPGPGPARWRWARPGPALGFLGALSLFPRDAEEDGEAAIVLLLKRAKLSTIKGELGEAEKFLHQALRLAHQSDDRRAIVYTYSMMANVAFMQGQLENAEKLYKAAMSFLLAGDTKEDDNAVLEMSLKLASIYAAQKQHKLALAGYEFCILTLEEKIAKQKDLPEDVLSAEEKANTHLLLGMSLDSYARYLLNINQLPVAQKMYEKALQISKDVQGETHPQTVVLMNDLATVLDAQGHYDEAYSYVKRAAELAKETQHPEEHMVLNNLAAVLMHKKDFLQARQVYKEALKQAEQKGDVASVQHIQEELAELAKRRKDST